A single Salmo trutta chromosome 14, fSalTru1.1, whole genome shotgun sequence DNA region contains:
- the LOC115207633 gene encoding actin-related protein 2/3 complex subunit 4 yields the protein MTATLRPYLNAVRATLQAALCLENFSSQVVERHNKPEVEVRSSKELLLQPVVISRNDKEKVLIEGSINSVRVSIAVKQADEIEKILCHKFMRFMMMRAENFFILRRKPVEGYDISFLITNFHTEQMYKHKLVDFVITFMEEIDKEISEMKLSVNARARIVAEEFLKNF from the exons ATG ACAGCGACCCTGCGCCCATACTTGAACGCTGTGCGTGCCACACTGCAGGCCGCCCTCTGTCTGGAGAACTTCTCCTCTCAGGTAGTGGAACGCCACAACAAACCAGAGGTGGAGGTCAG GAGTAGTAAAGAACTCCTACTACAGCCTGTGGTGATCAGCCGCAATGACAAGGAGAAGGTCCTGATCGAGGGCTCCATCAACTCTGTGCGAGTCAGCATTGCTGTGAAGCAG GCTGATGAGATTGAGAAGATCCTGTGCCACAAGTTCATGCGCTTCATGATGATGAGAGCGGAGAACTTCTTCATTCTCAGGAGGAAACCGGTTGAG GGCTATGACATCAGTTTCCTCATCACCAACTTCCACACGGAGCAGATGTACAAGCACAAGCTGGTGGACTTCGTCATCACCTTCATGGAGGAGATCGACAAGGAGATCAGCGAGATGAAGCTGTCTGTCAATGCCCGTGCCCGTATCGTAGCGGAGGAGTTCCTCAAGAAT TTCTGA